In Bacillus sp. NP247, one DNA window encodes the following:
- the mutM gene encoding DNA-formamidopyrimidine glycosylase, protein MPELPEVENVRRTLENLVTGKTIEDVIVTYPKIVKRPDDAEIFKDMLRGEMIENIKRRGKFLLLYVTNYVIVSHLRMEGKFLLHQEDEPIDKHTHVRFLFTDGTELHYKDVRKFGTMHLFKKGEEFAQMPLADLGPEPFDAELTPQYLQERLQKTNRKIKVVLLDQRLLVGLGNIYVDEVLFRSQIHPEREAASLTEEEVERIYEAIVTTLGEAVKRGGSTIRTYINSQGQIGSFQELLNVYGKKGEPCVTCGTLLEKTVVGGRGTHYCPICQPRI, encoded by the coding sequence ATGCCAGAATTACCAGAGGTTGAAAATGTTAGACGGACACTTGAAAATCTTGTAACTGGAAAAACGATTGAAGATGTTATTGTTACCTATCCAAAAATAGTGAAACGACCGGACGATGCAGAAATCTTTAAAGACATGCTAAGAGGCGAGATGATCGAGAATATAAAGCGAAGAGGTAAGTTTTTGCTTTTGTATGTAACGAACTATGTAATTGTTTCACATTTGCGTATGGAAGGTAAGTTTTTACTTCATCAAGAGGATGAGCCAATTGATAAACATACACACGTACGTTTCTTATTTACAGATGGAACTGAATTACATTATAAAGATGTGAGAAAGTTTGGTACGATGCATCTCTTTAAGAAAGGTGAAGAGTTTGCTCAAATGCCTCTTGCTGATTTAGGACCAGAGCCATTTGATGCTGAATTGACACCGCAGTACTTACAAGAAAGATTGCAAAAGACAAATCGCAAAATAAAAGTCGTATTATTAGATCAGCGTCTTTTAGTAGGACTTGGAAATATATATGTAGATGAAGTATTATTCCGTTCGCAAATTCATCCAGAACGAGAAGCTGCATCTTTAACAGAAGAAGAAGTAGAAAGAATTTATGAGGCGATTGTTACAACGCTAGGCGAAGCTGTTAAGCGAGGCGGAAGTACAATTAGAACGTATATTAATTCGCAAGGACAAATTGGTTCGTTCCAGGAACTTCTAAATGTATATGGGAAAAAAGGAGAACCGTGTGTGACTTGCGGTACGCTATTAGAAAAAACAGTTGTTGGCGGAAGGGGAACACATTACTGCCCAATTTGCCAACCTAGAATATAG
- the dnaI gene encoding primosomal protein DnaI produces MEHIQNSFTKLMENKNFKNRYEVLKAEVMAHPRVKEFIDEHKGEVTTSMIERSLVKLYEYIGQSVGCADCPDLGSCKNMLQGYEPKLVIQGKMIDIQYDRCIRKVAYDERKKYEKLVQSVYMPVDILQATMENLDPSDLDARIDAIGATNEFLNTYEPGKKAQGLYLYGKFGVGKTYLLGAIANELARKKISSMLVYFPEFLREIKSSIQDNSISGKIDAVKRVQVLMLDDIGAEAMSSFVRDDVLGAILQFRMLENLPTFFTSNFDFKQLEHHLTYTQRGEAEEMKAARIMERIKYLAKPIPIGGKNRRNK; encoded by the coding sequence ATGGAGCATATTCAAAATTCATTTACGAAATTAATGGAAAATAAAAACTTTAAAAATAGATATGAAGTCTTAAAGGCAGAAGTGATGGCGCACCCTCGTGTGAAAGAATTTATAGACGAACATAAAGGTGAAGTAACGACTTCTATGATTGAACGAAGTCTTGTGAAGTTATATGAATATATTGGACAAAGTGTAGGGTGTGCGGATTGTCCAGATTTAGGGTCATGTAAAAATATGCTACAAGGATATGAGCCGAAGCTCGTCATTCAAGGTAAGATGATTGATATTCAATACGATCGTTGTATTAGAAAAGTAGCATATGATGAGAGAAAGAAATATGAAAAACTCGTTCAAAGTGTATATATGCCAGTTGACATTTTGCAGGCAACTATGGAGAATTTAGACCCTTCAGATTTAGATGCACGTATTGATGCAATAGGTGCAACGAATGAATTTTTAAACACATACGAACCAGGTAAAAAAGCACAAGGTTTATATTTGTACGGTAAATTTGGTGTAGGGAAAACGTATCTTTTAGGGGCAATTGCAAATGAGCTTGCGCGAAAGAAAATTAGTTCGATGCTCGTATACTTCCCAGAATTTTTACGTGAAATCAAAAGTTCGATTCAAGATAATTCGATTAGCGGAAAGATTGATGCTGTCAAACGTGTACAAGTATTAATGTTAGATGATATCGGGGCAGAAGCGATGTCAAGTTTTGTACGTGATGATGTACTCGGTGCAATCTTGCAATTCCGTATGTTGGAAAACTTACCGACGTTCTTTACATCTAACTTTGATTTCAAACAGTTGGAACATCATTTAACGTATACACAGCGCGGTGAAGCAGAAGAGATGAAAGCGGCCCGTATTATGGAACGAATTAAATATTTAGCGAAGCCAATCCCAATTGGCGGGAAGAATCGTCGTAATAAGTAA
- a CDS encoding replication initiation and membrane attachment family protein, with the protein MEKQSWMELLPIDRYKVSAKGLLHNYDRKVLTMLYQPLIGSRAFSLYMTLWGELEQDRVFGKENTHHSLMVTMQMQLPEIYGERVKLEAIGLLNVYIKKEKDIRMFIYELQPPLSPKQFFDDIVLSIFLYNRLSRTKYNQVKQYFLEEEFDFASYENVTRSFNDIFDSFNPGQFEHAQEELRIPKTTTMPNNENGDAPKVWNDFFDFSLFVDGLSALVPKKAITDQVRECVITLAYVYGVDVLSMQNIVLGAVTEIQTIDIERLRKGARDWYQFENGQALPVLSERVQPHAARTMKEKEPSTQEEMLMKQLEEISPKQLLKEISGGAEATKADLQIVEDVMINQKLTPGVVNVLIYYVMLRSDMKLAKTYVEKIAGHWARKKVGTVGEAMALAKEENRQYQEWAETKKKGRTAKKTVRKEMVPDWLKEESKEEEKAPVKNDVSAKKDASTLEDERKRLEEVLKKYKRD; encoded by the coding sequence ATGGAAAAACAGTCATGGATGGAGCTATTGCCGATTGATCGTTATAAAGTAAGTGCGAAAGGGTTGTTACATAATTACGACCGGAAAGTATTAACGATGTTGTATCAGCCGTTAATAGGTAGTAGAGCTTTTAGCTTATACATGACGCTATGGGGAGAGTTAGAGCAAGATCGTGTGTTTGGAAAAGAGAATACACATCACTCCCTTATGGTGACTATGCAAATGCAACTTCCTGAAATATATGGGGAACGAGTAAAGTTAGAAGCGATTGGTCTTTTAAATGTATATATTAAGAAAGAAAAAGATATTCGAATGTTTATATATGAATTGCAACCACCTTTATCTCCGAAGCAGTTTTTTGATGATATTGTTTTAAGTATCTTTTTATATAATCGCTTGAGTCGGACAAAATACAACCAAGTAAAACAATATTTCTTAGAAGAAGAATTCGATTTTGCTTCTTATGAAAATGTTACGCGCTCTTTCAACGATATATTTGATTCGTTCAACCCAGGTCAGTTTGAACATGCGCAAGAAGAACTGCGTATCCCGAAAACGACAACTATGCCAAATAACGAGAATGGGGATGCCCCGAAAGTTTGGAATGATTTCTTTGATTTCTCTTTATTTGTAGACGGATTATCAGCGCTTGTTCCTAAAAAGGCGATTACAGATCAAGTGCGAGAATGTGTCATTACACTCGCTTATGTGTACGGTGTGGATGTGTTATCGATGCAAAATATCGTTCTTGGCGCAGTGACAGAGATACAAACTATTGATATCGAAAGGCTTCGGAAGGGAGCACGCGATTGGTATCAATTTGAAAATGGTCAAGCGCTACCTGTATTAAGTGAAAGGGTGCAACCTCATGCTGCTCGTACAATGAAAGAGAAAGAGCCATCTACACAAGAAGAGATGCTAATGAAGCAGTTAGAGGAAATCTCGCCAAAACAACTATTGAAAGAGATTTCAGGCGGTGCAGAGGCGACGAAAGCGGACTTGCAAATCGTTGAGGATGTAATGATAAACCAAAAGTTAACGCCAGGGGTTGTGAATGTACTTATTTATTACGTTATGCTACGCTCAGATATGAAGCTTGCTAAAACGTATGTCGAGAAGATTGCTGGACATTGGGCGCGAAAAAAGGTCGGTACAGTAGGCGAGGCGATGGCGCTAGCGAAAGAAGAGAATCGTCAATATCAAGAGTGGGCTGAGACGAAGAAAAAAGGTCGTACAGCGAAGAAAACAGTGCGAAAAGAAATGGTACCAGATTGGCTTAAAGAAGAGTCGAAAGAAGAAGAGAAAGCACCTGTAAAAAATGACGTAAGTGCGAAAAAAGATGCAAGTACGTTAGAAGATGAACGGAAACGATTAGAAGAAGTATTGAAAAAATATAAGCGTGATTAA
- the coaE gene encoding dephospho-CoA kinase (Dephospho-CoA kinase (CoaE) performs the final step in coenzyme A biosynthesis.), with product MTVVIGLTGGIASGKSTVSKMFREMSIPVIDADIIAREVVERGKPAYNKIVEVFGTEVLQKDGELDRPKLGSVVFYNEEKRLHLNKIVHPAVREEMNAQKELYIKEGMQSVVLDIPLLFESKLTNLVDRVLVVAVTPNTQLERLMKRNSFSEEEATARIQSQMPLEEKIKMADEVIYNDGTIMETKTQLAAILKEWNIID from the coding sequence ATGACAGTAGTAATTGGATTAACAGGAGGCATTGCAAGCGGAAAAAGTACGGTATCAAAAATGTTTCGTGAAATGAGTATCCCAGTTATTGATGCAGATATTATTGCGCGAGAAGTTGTAGAACGAGGAAAACCAGCATATAACAAAATTGTAGAAGTCTTTGGAACGGAAGTACTACAAAAAGATGGAGAACTTGATCGTCCGAAGCTTGGAAGTGTTGTTTTCTATAATGAAGAAAAGCGATTGCACTTAAACAAAATTGTTCATCCTGCGGTACGAGAAGAAATGAATGCACAAAAAGAGTTATACATAAAAGAAGGTATGCAATCGGTTGTGTTAGATATCCCTCTTTTGTTTGAAAGTAAATTAACAAATCTCGTTGATCGAGTATTAGTTGTAGCGGTTACGCCGAATACGCAATTAGAACGTTTAATGAAACGGAATAGTTTTTCAGAAGAAGAAGCAACGGCGCGTATTCAATCTCAAATGCCACTAGAAGAAAAAATAAAGATGGCGGATGAAGTGATTTATAATGATGGCACAATTATGGAAACGAAAACACAATTGGCTGCTATTTTGAAGGAATGGAACATTATTGATTAA
- the polA gene encoding DNA polymerase I, whose amino-acid sequence MEKKVVLVDGNNIAYRAFFALPLLNNDKGIHTNAIYGFTMMLMRILEEEKPTHMLVAFDAGKTTFRHKTYSDYKGGRQKTPPELSEQFPFIREMLDAFNVPRYELENYEADDIMGTLAKEASEQGFHVKVISGDKDLLQLVSDNTLVCIPRKGITEVDEYTKEALFEKYSLSPKQIIDMKGLMGDQSDNIPGVPGVGEKTAIKLLTQFETVEAVYENLDQVSGKKLKEKLEANKEQALMSKELATIITDAPITVHVDDMAYKGYEPSDLIPMFENLGFTSLLNKLGVTPEETAPAELDDITFDIVEDVTEEMLQQDSALIVEVQEDNYHKADIQGFGIQNENGCYFIPTDVALKSDGFKEWLANGEMRKHTFDAKRAIVALKWKGVDIQGIDFDLLIAAYLLDPADTDKDFRAVAKMKETHAVKSDEEVYGKGAKRAVPEQEVVAEHVARKVHVLYDVKQTFVEEIEKNEQYELFTELELPLARVLADMEVKGVTVDTERLRNMGEELAGRLKEMEQEIYELAGTEFNINSPKQLGVILFENLNLPVIKKTKTGYSTSADVLDKLMDHHAIIPKILHYRQLGKLNSTYIEGLLKVVHDDSSKIHTRFNQVLTQTGRLSSTEPNLQNIPIRLEEGRKIRQAFIPSEEGWIMYAADYSQIELRVLAHIAKDEGLVEAFQHDMDIHTKTAMDVFGVGKDEVTSNMRRQAKAVNFGIVYGISDYGLSQNLGITRKAAGEFIERYLESFPGVQEYMADIVKDAKQKGYVSTLLNRRRYIPEITSRNFNLRSFAERTAMNTPIQGSAADIIKKAMIIMADRLEEEGLQARLLLQVHDELIFEAPKEEVEKLEKLVPEVMEHAIELAVPLKVDYSYGPTWYDAK is encoded by the coding sequence TTGGAAAAAAAGGTCGTATTAGTAGATGGTAATAATATCGCGTATCGTGCTTTCTTTGCACTACCGCTTTTAAATAACGACAAAGGTATACATACGAACGCAATTTATGGTTTTACGATGATGTTAATGAGAATATTAGAGGAAGAAAAACCGACGCATATGCTTGTAGCGTTTGATGCGGGGAAAACAACATTCCGTCATAAAACGTATAGTGATTATAAGGGAGGGCGTCAAAAGACTCCACCTGAACTATCTGAGCAATTCCCGTTTATTCGTGAGATGCTTGATGCATTCAATGTACCGCGTTATGAGCTGGAAAATTATGAAGCGGATGACATTATGGGGACGTTAGCGAAAGAAGCGAGTGAGCAAGGGTTTCATGTTAAAGTTATTTCAGGAGATAAAGATTTACTGCAACTTGTTTCAGATAATACACTCGTATGTATTCCTCGCAAAGGGATTACGGAAGTAGATGAATATACGAAAGAAGCTTTATTTGAGAAATATAGCTTATCACCAAAGCAAATTATCGATATGAAAGGTTTAATGGGAGACCAATCGGATAACATTCCAGGTGTACCAGGTGTTGGTGAGAAGACAGCCATTAAATTATTAACGCAATTTGAAACGGTAGAAGCAGTATATGAAAACTTAGATCAAGTGAGTGGAAAGAAATTAAAAGAAAAGTTAGAAGCGAATAAAGAACAAGCTCTTATGAGTAAAGAACTTGCGACTATTATTACAGACGCACCGATTACTGTGCATGTAGATGATATGGCATATAAAGGGTATGAACCAAGCGATTTGATTCCAATGTTCGAGAATTTAGGATTTACATCCCTTTTAAATAAATTAGGTGTTACGCCGGAGGAAACGGCTCCAGCTGAATTAGATGATATTACATTTGATATTGTAGAAGACGTTACAGAAGAAATGCTTCAGCAAGATAGTGCGCTTATTGTTGAAGTGCAAGAAGATAACTATCATAAAGCCGATATTCAAGGTTTTGGTATTCAAAATGAAAATGGTTGTTACTTCATTCCGACCGATGTTGCTCTTAAATCAGATGGTTTTAAAGAGTGGCTTGCAAATGGAGAAATGAGAAAACATACATTTGATGCGAAGCGTGCTATCGTTGCCCTCAAGTGGAAAGGTGTAGATATTCAAGGGATTGACTTTGATTTATTAATTGCCGCTTATTTACTTGATCCAGCCGATACAGATAAAGATTTCCGTGCTGTTGCGAAAATGAAAGAAACACATGCGGTAAAATCTGATGAAGAAGTTTACGGGAAAGGTGCGAAGCGTGCTGTTCCTGAGCAAGAGGTAGTAGCTGAGCATGTCGCTCGTAAAGTACATGTATTATATGATGTGAAGCAAACATTCGTAGAAGAAATAGAAAAGAATGAGCAATATGAACTGTTTACAGAGTTAGAATTACCGCTTGCTCGTGTATTAGCTGACATGGAAGTGAAAGGTGTTACAGTTGATACGGAGCGTCTTCGTAATATGGGAGAAGAGCTTGCGGGTAGATTAAAGGAAATGGAACAAGAGATTTATGAGCTTGCAGGAACGGAATTTAATATTAATTCACCGAAGCAGCTCGGGGTTATTCTGTTTGAAAACTTAAATTTACCTGTTATTAAAAAGACGAAAACAGGTTATTCTACGTCTGCTGATGTACTAGACAAGCTTATGGATCATCATGCAATCATTCCGAAGATTTTACACTACCGTCAATTAGGGAAACTAAACTCTACATATATTGAAGGGTTATTAAAAGTTGTACATGACGATTCATCTAAAATTCATACTCGCTTTAACCAAGTGTTAACGCAAACGGGACGACTAAGTTCAACGGAACCAAACTTGCAAAATATCCCGATTCGCTTAGAAGAGGGAAGGAAGATTCGTCAGGCGTTTATTCCTTCAGAAGAAGGATGGATTATGTACGCAGCCGATTATTCACAAATTGAACTTCGTGTGCTTGCTCACATTGCAAAAGATGAAGGTTTAGTTGAAGCGTTCCAACATGACATGGATATTCATACGAAAACAGCTATGGATGTATTCGGTGTTGGAAAAGATGAAGTGACATCTAATATGAGACGACAAGCAAAAGCTGTAAACTTCGGCATTGTATACGGTATTAGTGATTACGGTCTTTCGCAAAACTTAGGAATCACGAGAAAAGCGGCAGGGGAATTTATTGAAAGGTATTTAGAAAGCTTCCCTGGAGTACAAGAATATATGGCTGACATTGTAAAAGATGCGAAGCAAAAAGGATATGTTTCAACGTTATTAAATCGCCGTCGTTACATTCCAGAAATTACGAGCCGTAACTTTAATTTACGTAGCTTTGCAGAGCGTACAGCAATGAATACACCAATTCAAGGTAGTGCGGCGGATATTATTAAAAAGGCTATGATTATTATGGCGGATCGCTTAGAAGAAGAAGGCCTACAAGCTCGCCTACTTCTGCAAGTACACGATGAATTGATCTTTGAAGCGCCAAAAGAAGAAGTGGAAAAATTAGAGAAGCTTGTACCTGAAGTAATGGAGCATGCAATTGAACTAGCAGTTCCGTTAAAAGTTGATTATTCTTACGGTCCAACTTGGTACGACGCGAAATAA
- the nrdR gene encoding transcriptional regulator NrdR gives MRCPSCFHNGTRVLDSRPVDEGRSIRRRRECESCLSRFTTFERVEESPLIVVKKEGTREEFNKEKILRGLIKACEKRPVSLRQLEEVTQSVERELRNLGISEVKSDMIGEIVMEELRDIDDVAYVRFASVYRQFKDLNVFIEELKDILQKERE, from the coding sequence TTGCGTTGTCCATCCTGTTTTCATAATGGAACAAGAGTGTTAGATTCGCGTCCGGTAGACGAGGGGCGCTCTATTCGAAGAAGAAGAGAGTGTGAAAGTTGTTTAAGTCGCTTTACGACATTTGAAAGAGTAGAAGAATCACCTCTTATCGTTGTAAAAAAAGAAGGAACACGAGAAGAGTTTAATAAAGAGAAAATTTTACGCGGTTTAATTAAAGCGTGTGAAAAAAGGCCTGTATCTTTAAGGCAGCTAGAGGAAGTAACACAAAGTGTGGAGCGTGAACTTCGTAACTTAGGTATATCAGAAGTGAAAAGTGATATGATTGGTGAAATTGTTATGGAGGAACTTCGTGATATTGATGATGTTGCTTACGTACGTTTTGCTTCTGTGTATCGTCAATTTAAAGATTTAAATGTATTTATTGAAGAATTAAAAGATATACTGCAAAAAGAGAGAGAGTAG
- a CDS encoding glyceraldehyde-3-phosphate dehydrogenase yields the protein MTRVAINGFGRIGRMVFRQAIKESAFEIVAINASYPSETLAHLIKYDTVHGKFDGTVEAFEDHLLVDGKMIRLLNNRDPKELPWKDLGVEVVIEATGKFNSKEKAILHVEAGAKKVILTAPGKNEDVTIVVGVNEDQLDITKHTVISNASCTTNCLAPVVKVLDEQFGIENGLMTTVHAYTNDQKNIDNPHKDLRRARACGQSIIPTTTGAAKALAKVLPHLNGKLHGMALRVPTPNVSLVDLVVDVKRDVTVEDINEAFKTVANGALKGIVEFSEEPLVSIDFNTNTHSAIIDGLSTMVMGDRKVKVLAWYDNEWGYSRRVVDLVTLVVDELAKQENVQHI from the coding sequence ATGACTCGTGTGGCAATTAATGGATTTGGACGTATTGGGAGAATGGTATTTCGTCAAGCAATAAAAGAAAGCGCTTTCGAAATTGTGGCAATCAATGCAAGCTATCCATCCGAAACGTTAGCACATCTAATTAAATATGATACAGTACATGGTAAGTTTGACGGAACAGTGGAAGCATTTGAAGATCATTTATTAGTTGATGGGAAAATGATTCGCCTTTTAAACAACCGCGATCCAAAGGAATTGCCTTGGAAAGATCTAGGTGTTGAAGTTGTAATTGAAGCAACTGGCAAATTTAATTCGAAAGAAAAAGCAATTCTTCATGTTGAAGCTGGAGCGAAAAAAGTTATTTTAACAGCACCTGGCAAAAATGAAGATGTAACTATTGTAGTTGGTGTGAACGAAGACCAATTAGATATTACAAAACATACTGTTATTTCAAATGCATCTTGTACAACAAACTGTTTAGCACCTGTTGTAAAGGTGTTAGATGAGCAGTTCGGAATTGAAAACGGCTTAATGACAACTGTTCACGCTTATACAAATGACCAAAAAAATATTGATAACCCACATAAAGATTTAAGAAGAGCACGTGCTTGTGGACAGTCTATCATTCCGACAACGACGGGTGCTGCGAAAGCGCTAGCAAAAGTTCTTCCACACTTAAACGGAAAACTTCATGGTATGGCACTTCGTGTACCAACACCAAACGTGTCTTTAGTTGACTTAGTAGTAGATGTAAAACGTGATGTAACAGTTGAAGATATTAATGAAGCGTTCAAAACTGTTGCAAACGGTGCGTTAAAAGGAATTGTAGAATTCAGCGAAGAGCCTTTAGTGTCTATCGACTTTAATACAAATACACACTCAGCTATTATTGATGGTTTATCTACAATGGTAATGGGTGACCGTAAAGTGAAAGTGCTTGCTTGGTATGATAATGAGTGGGGCTACTCTCGTCGTGTTGTAGATCTTGTAACGTTAGTTGTTGATGAATTAGCGAAACAAGAAAATGTTCAACATATTTAA
- the ytaF gene encoding sporulation membrane protein YtaF: MYLYLSLILLAFTLSLDSCSVGLTYGLRSVRIPLRSIIIIGICSAAVMLVSMGIGHMIAKIFSPVIATRIGGLVLIGIGIWVLYQFFRSDKKEEPKQEEKVWKLEIASLGLVIQILRKPTVADFDKSGTISAGEALLLGIALSIDSFGAGIGASLLGYAPAMMALLVAVMSSLFLFIGMKLGTFLSNMKWLQKFTFLPGVLLIIIGIWKM; the protein is encoded by the coding sequence ATGTACCTTTATTTATCTCTTATTTTATTAGCTTTTACATTAAGCTTAGATAGCTGTAGTGTGGGGCTAACATATGGGTTAAGGAGCGTAAGAATTCCACTAAGATCAATTATAATTATCGGGATCTGTTCAGCAGCTGTCATGCTCGTTTCCATGGGAATTGGACATATGATCGCGAAAATATTTTCACCTGTTATCGCAACGCGTATCGGTGGGCTTGTTCTTATTGGAATAGGTATTTGGGTATTATATCAATTTTTTCGAAGTGATAAAAAAGAAGAACCGAAGCAAGAGGAGAAGGTTTGGAAATTAGAAATTGCTTCACTAGGGTTAGTGATTCAAATTTTGCGGAAGCCGACTGTTGCGGATTTTGATAAATCAGGAACCATCTCTGCAGGAGAAGCACTACTTCTCGGTATCGCTCTTTCTATAGATTCGTTTGGTGCTGGAATTGGTGCATCTTTATTAGGTTATGCACCTGCTATGATGGCGCTGTTAGTTGCGGTTATGAGTTCTTTGTTTTTATTTATTGGAATGAAACTTGGAACGTTTTTATCCAATATGAAATGGTTACAAAAATTTACATTCCTGCCTGGGGTTTTACTAATTATTATTGGAATTTGGAAAATGTAA
- the speD gene encoding adenosylmethionine decarboxylase, giving the protein MDTMGRHVIAELWDCDFDKLNDMPYIEQLFVDAALRAGAEVREVAFHKFAPQGVSGVVIISESHLTIHSFPEHGYASIDVYTCGDRIDPNVAAEYIAEGLNAKTRESIELPRGTGSFEIKQRETKAL; this is encoded by the coding sequence ATGGATACGATGGGTCGTCACGTGATTGCTGAACTTTGGGATTGCGATTTCGACAAGCTTAATGACATGCCGTATATTGAACAATTATTTGTGGATGCAGCACTAAGAGCTGGTGCTGAAGTACGTGAGGTTGCTTTTCATAAATTTGCACCACAAGGTGTAAGTGGAGTAGTAATTATCTCGGAATCACATTTAACAATTCATAGCTTTCCGGAGCACGGTTACGCAAGTATTGATGTTTATACTTGTGGGGATCGTATTGATCCAAATGTTGCTGCAGAATATATTGCAGAAGGTTTAAACGCGAAAACGCGTGAGAGCATCGAGCTTCCTCGAGGCACTGGTAGCTTCGAAATTAAGCAGAGAGAAACAAAAGCTCTTTAA